Part of the Sphaerochaeta associata genome is shown below.
AAGCTTGCCACCAGAGAACGTATTCCTGTAACACCCCGTGGTGCGGGTTCGGGCCTCTCAGGTGGTGCCATTCCCTTGTTCGGAGGCATCGTATTATCGGTGGAAAAGATGAACAAGGTCTTGGAAATCGATGAGGCAAACCTGACGGTCACCGCCGAGGCCGGTATCGTCACCAATGAACTGAATGAACAATTGAAGAGCCGGGGGCTCTTCTTTGCAGGCTATCCGATGAGCCTTGAGACCTGTTTTTTAGGCGGCAATATTGCAGAGAATGCCGGTGGAGGAAAGGCGGTCAAGTACGGAGTGACCGGTCGATACATTTTAGGTATGGAGGTGGTCACCCCGCAGGGAGACATTGTGGAACTGGGCGGAAAGGTGACCAAGGATGTGAGCGGATATGACTTGAAGCAGCTGTACATCGGCAGCGAAGGGACGCTGGGAATCATCACCAAGGCAACGATCAAGCTGCTGGGTGTGCCCAAAGTCGCCTCCAATCTTTTGGTACCGTTCGCCACCGCCCAACAGGCAATCGCGGTGGTTCCCCTGATCATGAAGCAGGGCATCATCCCCACCAGCATTGAATTCATGGACCGCAGCTCGATCGAGATGTCCTGTTCCTACCTGAATGAGAGCCTGCCTCTTGAAGGGGTGGGTGCCATGCTGCTCATCGAGATTGACGGAACGGATGAACAGACTGTCGAGCGGGAACTGATTCAGGTTGGGGATCTGTGCAGCGGGCAGGGGGCGATGGAAGTCTACATCGCCGAGGATGCCACCACCCGTGAACGCATCTGGTCGGTGCGGCGCAACATCGCCGAGGCGATCAAGGTCTACAGCCCGGTTCAGAGCCTGGAGGATGTGGTGGTTCCCATCGCCTCCATCCCGCTTGTACTCCCCCGTCTACAGGAGCTGAAAGAGAAGTATCAGGTCAGGATTCCCTGCTACGGCCACGCCGGGGATGGGAATCTCCATGCGACCATAGTCAAGGATCCCGGGATGAGCCTTGCTGATTGGAAGGAGTTGGAACCAAAGCTTCTTACCGAGCTCTATGCCTTCATCACCGGCGAGCTGGGAGGGAAGATCAGCGGGGAGCACGGTATCGGTTTGAAGCGAAAAGGGTTCTTGAAAGCGTTGATTCCTGATGCGGAGTATCAGCTCTTCAAGGCCTTGAAAACTGCCTTCGATCCCCTGTACATAATGAACCCCGGCAAGATTCTGGACTGAGGAGAAGGAATGGCAAAGCAACCCAAACCGCACGGCAAGGCAGAAGCAACCAAGCAACTGATTTTTGAAAGAGCATTGACGCTGTTCAAGAAGAAGGGCTTCGACCAGGTCTCCATCAGGGAGATCACCGATTATGCGGGTACGGCGAAGGGGAGTTTTTACACCTACTTCAGCACCAAGAGCGACATCATCGTCGAGGAGTTCTGGACCATCGATGCCTACTACCGCAGCATTGAGGCAGAGGTGCTCAAGCAGGCCTCTGCTCCACGGCGACTGCTCAGGTTCACCGAGTTGCAGCTTCTGTATGTACGCGATGTCATCGGCTGTGAGACACTGAAGGTCCTGTATGCCAATCAGGTGCTCAAGGAGGGATCGGACAAGGTCATCACCGACCAAAGCCGATTCTGGTACACCTTCATCTGCTCGATCATCGAGGAGGGGCAAGAGACGGGCTTGTTTCGGAAGGAGAAAGGGGCTGCTGAATATGCAAACTTCTTCAACCGAGCGATTCGCGGTCTCTTCCTCGATTGGAATATCAGCTCGGCCTCCTTTGATTTAGTGGAGGCCGGGCTCGATTATTGCAGGTCCTTGTTGCTTCCCGCCCTGCTACAGTCCTAATCCCTGCTGAATTAGGTGTGAGAGGGTTTTCATTCCCTGTCTGGTGGGGTGGAGGTTGTCTGCCAGCATCCCGTCCCCTTCGTGGATGGGATAGGCTGCCAGGTCGATAAGGTTGGCTTTCGGATGGCGAGCAACGCAGTCGCGTACCACCTGCGCAAGCTCAAGCTGACTCCAGTTGTGCATGTTCACTTGCTCCAGGGTTCTGTCGGTGCGTTGCAGGGGAGTGCAGAAGTAGAGCTTGCTTGCTGAATGCCGCTCAAGCATGGCTGCCACCAACTGCTCATATGCTTGGATGAACACCTCCTTGGTTACCGGCAGGTCGGCCTGTCCCCAGTCGTTGGTTCCTCCAAAGACGATGATCAGGTCGCCACAGAGCCGGGACTGCCTTTTTTCATCCTGGAAACAAGAAGAAAGGGGTCTCAAGCCGGTTCTGCTGATCCTGCTGCCCGAGTACGACTCGTTCATGATCAGGTCCAGATTGCACCGCTTTGCCAGCTGATGCCACCAGGTGTGTTCGACGTTGATGACGTCCACCCCCTCCTTGGGGTAGAAGAGTTCGTTCTCTTGGGGAACAAAACCTTTGAAGGTTGATATGGAATCACCGAGGATTGAGAAGGTTGTATGTGTCATGGAGGCAGTGTATCGCACTGCTTTTCCTCACTCAAGAGTCTGTGGTATGCTCA
Proteins encoded:
- a CDS encoding FAD-binding oxidoreductase translates to MNSIYGVVTRELVGELEAIVGKSNLLTDLERMENYSHDETSKEEYAHSPEVVITPTSADQIAAVMKLATRERIPVTPRGAGSGLSGGAIPLFGGIVLSVEKMNKVLEIDEANLTVTAEAGIVTNELNEQLKSRGLFFAGYPMSLETCFLGGNIAENAGGGKAVKYGVTGRYILGMEVVTPQGDIVELGGKVTKDVSGYDLKQLYIGSEGTLGIITKATIKLLGVPKVASNLLVPFATAQQAIAVVPLIMKQGIIPTSIEFMDRSSIEMSCSYLNESLPLEGVGAMLLIEIDGTDEQTVERELIQVGDLCSGQGAMEVYIAEDATTRERIWSVRRNIAEAIKVYSPVQSLEDVVVPIASIPLVLPRLQELKEKYQVRIPCYGHAGDGNLHATIVKDPGMSLADWKELEPKLLTELYAFITGELGGKISGEHGIGLKRKGFLKALIPDAEYQLFKALKTAFDPLYIMNPGKILD
- a CDS encoding SGNH/GDSL hydrolase family protein, whose translation is MTHTTFSILGDSISTFKGFVPQENELFYPKEGVDVINVEHTWWHQLAKRCNLDLIMNESYSGSRISRTGLRPLSSCFQDEKRQSRLCGDLIIVFGGTNDWGQADLPVTKEVFIQAYEQLVAAMLERHSASKLYFCTPLQRTDRTLEQVNMHNWSQLELAQVVRDCVARHPKANLIDLAAYPIHEGDGMLADNLHPTRQGMKTLSHLIQQGLGL
- a CDS encoding TetR/AcrR family transcriptional regulator codes for the protein MAKQPKPHGKAEATKQLIFERALTLFKKKGFDQVSIREITDYAGTAKGSFYTYFSTKSDIIVEEFWTIDAYYRSIEAEVLKQASAPRRLLRFTELQLLYVRDVIGCETLKVLYANQVLKEGSDKVITDQSRFWYTFICSIIEEGQETGLFRKEKGAAEYANFFNRAIRGLFLDWNISSASFDLVEAGLDYCRSLLLPALLQS